In Podospora pseudoanserina strain CBS 124.78 chromosome 5, whole genome shotgun sequence, a single window of DNA contains:
- the YMC1 gene encoding carrier protein ymc1 (COG:C; EggNog:ENOG503NVWZ) yields the protein MAAPTTPQDLALPEPAPSSGGASQTFKDLFSGAAGGIAQVLIGQPFDIVKPSTKEPSPPSSASAPASQSSSAPSTTPAATSNPPSPSQSQLSYSQYYSAGAFAGVANSVLSGPIEHVRIRLQTQPHGPARLYSGPLDCVRQLVRQGGFTHGLYRGQAVTLIREAQAYGLWFLSFEWLMNSDAKRNSVDRKEIPSWKVALYGGLAGEALWLGSYPFDVVKSKMQTDGFGQGQQRYRNMRHCFAQVWRQEGMRGFWKGLGPTLLRAMPVSAGTFAVVEMTMRAIN from the exons ATGGCcgccccaacaaccccccaagacctcgccctccccgaACCTGCCCCCTCAAGCGGCGGCGCATCCCAGACATTCAAAGATCTGTTTTCCGGCGCAGCAGGCGGAATCGCTCAGGTCCTGATCG GCCAACCCTTCGACATAGTCAAA CCTTCTACAAAggaaccctcacccccctcctcggcatcggcgCCTGCGTCTCAATCCAGTTCGGCGCCTTCCACTAcgcccgccgccacctcgaatcctccctccccctcccaatcccaactcTCATACTCCCAATACTATTCCGCCGGCGCCTTCGCCGGAGTAGCAAACTCGGTCCTCTCCGGCCCCATCGAACACGTCCGCATCCGCCTGCAAACCCAACCCCACGGCCCGGCACGTCTCTACTCCGGCCCGCTCGACTGCGTCAGACAGCTCGTCCGCCAGGGGGGGTTTACCCACGGCCTCTATCGCGGACAGGCGGTCACTTTGATCAGAGAAGCGCAGGCGTACGGGCTGTGGTTCTTGTCGTTTGAGTGGCTCATGAATTCGGACGCGAAGCGCAACAGCGTCGACCGTAAGGAAATCCCGAGCTGGAAGGTGGCGCTGTATGGTGGGCTTGCCGGGGAGGCGCTGTGGTTGGGGAGTTACCCGTTTGATGTCGTCAAGTCAAAGATGCAGACCGACGGGTTTGGACAGGGGCAGCAGAGGTATAGGAATATGAGGCATTGTTTCGCGCAGGTTTGGAGGcaggaggggatgagggggttttggaagGGCTTGGGGCCGACGCTGCTGAGGGCCATGCCTGTCAGTGCGGGGACGTTTGCCGTGGtggagatgacgatgagggCTATTAACTAG